A stretch of Microbulbifer sp. SAOS-129_SWC DNA encodes these proteins:
- the greB gene encoding transcription elongation factor GreB encodes MGRWRPPRPRGSRYITPEGARRMRAEVKFLWEEERPRVTQAVSDAAKLGDRSENADYIYGKKRLREIDSRVRFLTKRLEEITVVDRLPEDRDKVFFGAWVTLEDDDENTRCYRIVGPDEFNVKEGLISMDSPVARALLGRRLDDEVELMVDEEWVTFYIVEIRYQE; translated from the coding sequence ATGGGACGATGGAGACCACCGCGCCCGCGCGGTTCCCGCTATATCACCCCGGAAGGCGCGCGGCGTATGCGCGCCGAGGTGAAATTCCTGTGGGAAGAGGAACGCCCGCGGGTCACCCAGGCCGTCAGCGACGCGGCCAAACTGGGCGACCGCTCGGAAAACGCCGACTATATCTACGGCAAGAAACGCCTGCGCGAAATCGACAGCCGCGTGCGCTTTCTGACCAAGCGCCTGGAAGAGATCACCGTGGTCGACCGTCTGCCGGAAGACCGCGACAAGGTCTTTTTCGGTGCCTGGGTCACGCTCGAAGACGACGACGAAAATACGCGCTGCTACCGCATCGTCGGCCCGGATGAGTTCAATGTGAAGGAGGGACTTATTTCGATGGACTCACCGGTGGCCCGCGCCCTGCTCGGGCGGCGGCTGGATGATGAGGTGGAGCTGATGGTCGACGAAGAGTGGGTGACTTTTTATATTGTGGAGATTCGTTATCAGGAGTGA
- a CDS encoding 3-keto-5-aminohexanoate cleavage protein, translated as MSDEVVITCALTGVLTNPQQHPVPVTPKQMAASAREAYDAGASVMHIHFRAQEEGKGHLPSWDPQVALAIADEIRAACPGVILNFTTGTIGRDQQGPLDCIRAGRPEIAACNAGSLNYLKARSNGTWAWPPMVFENPVDKVEELLAVCRETGTRPEFECFDLGIVRSVGMFADVGMVDAPNYNLVMGVASGMPADPELLQLLPKYMKPGALWQSTVIGREEIWPVHRKTAELGGHLRSGVEDTFYLPDGVRTSGNGQLIEALVGIAEEAGRKVVSPGRARELFL; from the coding sequence ATGTCTGATGAAGTGGTCATTACCTGCGCCCTGACCGGCGTGCTGACCAACCCGCAACAACATCCGGTGCCGGTGACGCCAAAACAAATGGCGGCGTCGGCGCGCGAGGCCTACGACGCCGGCGCTTCGGTGATGCATATTCACTTCCGCGCCCAGGAGGAAGGCAAGGGCCATCTGCCCAGCTGGGATCCGCAGGTGGCGCTGGCGATTGCGGATGAAATCCGCGCGGCCTGTCCCGGCGTGATCCTGAACTTCACCACCGGCACCATTGGCCGCGATCAGCAGGGGCCGTTGGATTGCATTCGCGCCGGGCGCCCGGAAATTGCCGCGTGCAATGCGGGTAGCCTCAATTATCTGAAGGCGCGCTCCAACGGCACCTGGGCCTGGCCGCCGATGGTATTCGAGAATCCGGTGGACAAGGTCGAGGAGCTGCTGGCGGTGTGCCGCGAGACCGGTACGCGGCCGGAGTTTGAGTGTTTCGACCTGGGCATCGTGCGCTCGGTGGGCATGTTTGCCGATGTGGGTATGGTGGACGCGCCCAACTACAACCTGGTGATGGGCGTGGCCTCCGGCATGCCGGCGGATCCTGAACTCCTGCAGCTGTTGCCGAAGTACATGAAGCCCGGCGCGCTGTGGCAGAGCACGGTGATCGGTCGCGAGGAGATCTGGCCGGTGCATCGCAAAACGGCGGAGCTGGGCGGACACCTGCGCAGCGGCGTCGAGGACACTTTCTACCTGCCCGATGGCGTGCGCACCAGCGGCAATGGCCAGCTGATCGAGGCGCTGGTCGGGATTGCTGAGGAAGCGGGGCGTAAGGTCGTGTCGCCGGGGCGTGCGCGCGAGCTGTTTTTGTGA
- a CDS encoding alanine/glycine:cation symporter family protein, with protein MQGFLDTFAHFVDWGNAITWGGLGGFWWLGILIVALLPAGLYFTWHSRFIQFRHFGHMLHVMRLSLRKEHGDSVSSFEAFATSAAARVGTGNIAGVAVAITAGGPGAVFWMWIVAWVGMATSFVENTLAQVYKERGEEHGTFRGGPAYYIEKGLGHNWKWLSVLFSIFLVICFGFVFNAVQANAMASAIHGAWGINPLLVGALVAILAAIIVFGGIHSIGRFAGIVVPFMALAYILVALYVIFTNLGELPQVFAHIFGNAFGMEQAGAGAFGAVVANGIKRGLFSNEAGMGSSPNVGAVADVKHPVIQGYVQMASVFLDTILICTATASIILLADMHSVGTVEGVTLTQDALASEVGSWGGSFVAIALLFFAFTSIIANYYYAETNIFFLWHTRTSIFCYRALYILFILFGAWIAASGRSDNFALLWSMADMSMGFMASANLLAILLLSGVAFKVLGDYEAQLAKGIAEPVFDARQYNIKGVQHDVWDGGGA; from the coding sequence ATGCAGGGCTTTCTGGATACCTTTGCGCATTTTGTCGACTGGGGCAATGCGATCACCTGGGGCGGACTCGGTGGCTTCTGGTGGCTGGGCATCCTGATTGTGGCACTATTGCCGGCGGGGCTCTATTTCACCTGGCACAGCCGCTTTATCCAGTTTCGTCACTTCGGCCATATGCTCCACGTAATGCGCCTGAGCCTGCGCAAGGAGCACGGCGATTCGGTGTCGTCCTTCGAGGCCTTTGCCACCAGCGCTGCGGCGCGGGTCGGTACCGGCAATATCGCCGGCGTGGCGGTGGCGATTACCGCGGGCGGCCCGGGGGCAGTCTTCTGGATGTGGATCGTGGCCTGGGTGGGCATGGCCACCAGCTTTGTCGAAAACACCCTGGCGCAGGTCTACAAGGAGCGCGGCGAGGAACACGGTACCTTTCGCGGCGGGCCGGCCTACTACATCGAGAAGGGGTTGGGGCATAACTGGAAATGGCTGTCGGTGCTGTTTTCCATTTTCCTGGTGATCTGTTTCGGTTTTGTCTTCAACGCGGTACAGGCAAATGCGATGGCGTCGGCGATCCACGGCGCCTGGGGGATCAATCCGCTGTTAGTGGGCGCGCTGGTGGCCATTCTGGCAGCGATCATCGTATTCGGCGGCATTCACTCGATCGGCCGCTTCGCGGGCATCGTGGTGCCGTTTATGGCGCTGGCCTACATTCTGGTTGCCCTCTATGTAATTTTCACCAACCTGGGGGAGTTGCCACAGGTTTTCGCGCACATATTCGGCAATGCCTTTGGTATGGAGCAGGCGGGAGCGGGGGCCTTTGGTGCGGTGGTGGCCAACGGTATCAAGCGCGGTCTGTTTTCCAACGAAGCGGGGATGGGTTCGTCGCCGAACGTCGGTGCCGTGGCGGACGTCAAGCACCCGGTCATCCAGGGCTATGTGCAGATGGCCTCGGTATTTCTCGATACCATCCTGATCTGCACCGCCACGGCGTCGATCATTCTGCTGGCGGATATGCATTCCGTGGGCACCGTGGAGGGTGTGACACTGACCCAGGACGCGCTAGCCAGCGAGGTAGGTAGCTGGGGCGGCAGTTTTGTGGCCATCGCGCTGCTGTTTTTTGCCTTCACCTCGATTATCGCCAACTACTACTACGCGGAAACCAATATCTTCTTCCTCTGGCATACGCGCACCTCGATCTTCTGTTACCGCGCGCTGTATATCCTGTTTATCCTCTTCGGTGCCTGGATTGCCGCCAGCGGGCGATCGGACAACTTCGCGCTGTTGTGGAGCATGGCGGATATGTCGATGGGCTTTATGGCTTCGGCCAACCTGCTGGCGATACTGTTGCTCTCCGGTGTGGCGTTCAAGGTGCTCGGTGACTACGAGGCGCAGCTGGCCAAGGGGATTGCGGAACCGGTGTTTGATGCGCGCCAGTACAATATCAAAGGGGTGCAGCACGATGTTTGGGATGGGGGAGGCGCGTGA
- a CDS encoding DUF2971 domain-containing protein, with amino-acid sequence MYYRYRPFSELSIKELMYSELFLASTEECNDPYDSKGFYEFTGRQDYWENLVNLLVRKIGNNNVSGLQIKEVAGKISSLCPLTYDEALLLDISRLCFEVLKDFTLSQSLAACFNQLLKIYKPEPSYFACFSKADNDPLMWSHYASQHQGYSLIFKPIDGKLRQYPPLKKRSISRKTPNGLAQNSSYGLPESFSFQEVIYQEEVKSLCGFHRLPVAVIGGDLPEEERINLITLQSEQFLHKHISWDYEQEVRVSISPRMSWIFGKNIELSSLERLFYYEPTQLVGIIFGARMPKGNKDRLMEVLLYRQEQLYRSEDHERIMFEFAVFNARLSGSKREIQVEIDKMISSGQEIDKSHKNFEHAYDRWRNGWGIKFEGNKSNRIQVLG; translated from the coding sequence TTGTACTATCGTTACAGGCCATTTTCTGAATTAAGCATCAAGGAACTCATGTATAGTGAGCTGTTTCTTGCTTCAACGGAAGAGTGTAATGACCCTTATGACAGCAAAGGGTTCTATGAGTTTACTGGTCGCCAGGATTACTGGGAGAATCTCGTAAATTTACTTGTAAGAAAGATAGGTAATAACAATGTAAGTGGCCTGCAAATAAAGGAGGTGGCGGGCAAAATTTCGTCTTTGTGTCCTCTGACCTATGACGAGGCATTGCTGCTAGATATATCACGGTTGTGCTTTGAAGTATTAAAAGACTTTACTTTGTCTCAAAGTCTTGCGGCTTGTTTTAATCAACTTTTGAAAATTTACAAACCAGAACCAAGTTATTTTGCCTGTTTCTCAAAAGCAGATAACGATCCTCTAATGTGGTCGCACTATGCCTCGCAACACCAAGGTTATAGCCTTATATTTAAGCCTATTGACGGGAAGCTAAGGCAATATCCTCCTCTCAAGAAACGCTCTATTAGCCGAAAGACGCCTAATGGACTCGCCCAAAATAGTAGTTACGGATTACCTGAAAGTTTCAGCTTCCAAGAAGTTATTTATCAAGAGGAAGTCAAGTCCTTGTGCGGATTCCATAGGCTCCCAGTGGCGGTTATAGGAGGGGATCTCCCTGAAGAAGAAAGAATTAATCTAATAACATTACAATCTGAACAGTTTTTGCACAAGCATATTTCTTGGGATTATGAGCAGGAAGTAAGAGTTTCAATATCTCCTAGAATGTCTTGGATTTTCGGTAAGAATATAGAATTAAGCTCGCTAGAACGATTGTTTTATTATGAGCCAACGCAATTAGTGGGTATTATTTTTGGTGCTCGAATGCCAAAAGGAAATAAAGATAGGCTGATGGAAGTTCTCCTTTATCGTCAAGAACAGCTTTATAGGTCAGAAGACCACGAAAGAATAATGTTTGAGTTCGCTGTTTTTAATGCCCGCCTTTCTGGATCTAAAAGAGAAATTCAAGTAGAAATTGACAAGATGATTTCTAGTGGTCAGGAAATTGACAAATCGCACAAAAACTTCGAGCACGCTTATGATAGATGGAGGAATGGCTGGGGCATTAAATTTGAGGGAAACAAGTCTAACCGGATACAAGTCCTTGGATGA
- a CDS encoding AraC family transcriptional regulator, translating to MADYSQQLQRVLHFIDAHLQEPLSVEQLSAVAHLSRYHFHRLFSAHCGHTLFDTITALRMKRASYQLAFRRRQRIVDIALDNGYDSAEAFSRAFVRRFGQTPSAFRRAPDWGAWHRELQTLNDLRRKIMPSEITTDAVEIIEFPGIELAVLEHCGDPATLGASIQRFIEWRRDNGVLPDRSRTFNIAYNDPGTTPAAKFRFDLGVEIRGPLAPNAQGLVAKSIPPGRCARLRHVGGDDTFGASVEYLYRHWLSGSSEELRDFPLFFERVRFYPEVPESERITDIYLPLRSR from the coding sequence ATGGCGGATTATTCACAGCAACTACAGCGCGTACTGCACTTTATCGACGCGCACCTGCAGGAGCCGCTGTCGGTGGAGCAGCTGAGCGCTGTGGCGCACCTGTCCCGTTATCATTTTCACCGCCTGTTTTCCGCGCACTGTGGCCATACGCTGTTCGACACCATCACAGCGCTGCGCATGAAGCGCGCGTCCTACCAGCTGGCATTCCGGCGCCGGCAGCGGATTGTCGATATCGCGCTGGACAACGGTTACGACAGCGCCGAGGCGTTCAGCCGCGCGTTTGTGCGCCGCTTCGGCCAGACCCCGTCGGCGTTTCGCCGCGCGCCCGATTGGGGCGCCTGGCACCGCGAGCTGCAAACGCTGAATGACCTGAGGAGAAAAATCATGCCTTCCGAGATCACCACTGATGCGGTGGAAATTATCGAATTCCCCGGTATCGAGCTGGCGGTACTGGAGCACTGCGGCGATCCCGCCACCCTCGGTGCGTCCATTCAGCGCTTTATCGAATGGCGCCGGGACAACGGCGTACTGCCGGACCGCAGCCGGACCTTCAATATTGCCTACAACGATCCCGGCACCACGCCGGCGGCGAAGTTTCGCTTCGATCTCGGCGTAGAGATCCGCGGGCCACTGGCACCGAACGCCCAGGGGCTGGTGGCGAAATCCATTCCGCCCGGGCGCTGTGCGCGCCTGCGCCATGTGGGCGGCGACGACACCTTCGGCGCCAGTGTCGAGTACCTGTACCGACACTGGCTCAGCGGCAGCAGTGAGGAGCTGCGCGACTTTCCGCTGTTTTTCGAGCGGGTGCGCTTTTACCCGGAAGTACCCGAGAGCGAGCGCATCACCGACATCTACCTGCCGCTGCGGTCCCGCTAG
- a CDS encoding prolyl oligopeptidase family serine peptidase, producing MSDNASVHTAPYGSWKSDIDADLLVQGSVRLGEASLVDGRYYWLESRPAEKGRSVLVQHCPHNGRRDVIPAPLSIRSKAHEYGGASYLVSGDTVYFALADDQRLYRMPLDNPVPEAITAEGDYRYADLHLDRRRNRLLCVQEDCSGDGEPRARILAIDLDSPLGSTPAILAEGADFYSNPALSPDGKQLSFLRWQHPNMPWDATELCLAQLDDDGQPQHTDVAAGGADESIFQPQWSPEGELFYVSDRSNWWNLYRRGDDKPVWALEAEFATPQWVFGMSTYGFLNSDEILCTYTEGGRWHLAVLDIHSGSHKRLDAPYCDIESLRCESHKAVMIAAGASQFPAVVAYDNHSGQFSQIASSNRCDLSDNLFSLAQAIEFPAGERSVHGFYYPPHNPAFTAPDGELPPLIVFSHGGPTGATCAGLNLKIQYWTSRGFAILDVNYSGSTGYGRAYRDRLKDNWGIWDVEDVCAGAEYLVAKGLADPERLLIKGGSAGGYTVLAALTFHSTFKAGASHYGIGDLTTLARDTHKFESRYLDKLVGPWPDTEAVYRQRSPIEHVEQLSCPVIFFQGLEDKVVPPNQAQTMVDALKHQGIPVAYITFENEGHGFRGGDAIKMALEGELEFYSRVFKFPLPQPGPGITIENLD from the coding sequence ATGAGCGACAATGCGAGCGTGCACACCGCCCCCTACGGCAGCTGGAAATCCGACATCGACGCCGACCTGCTGGTACAGGGCAGCGTGCGGCTCGGCGAAGCGAGCCTGGTGGACGGGCGCTATTACTGGCTGGAGTCACGCCCCGCAGAAAAAGGCCGCTCTGTGCTGGTTCAGCACTGCCCCCATAATGGCCGCCGCGATGTGATTCCGGCACCCCTCAGTATCCGCTCCAAGGCGCACGAATACGGCGGCGCCAGCTACCTGGTCAGTGGCGATACCGTCTATTTCGCGCTCGCCGACGACCAGCGCCTGTACCGCATGCCGCTGGACAACCCGGTACCCGAGGCGATCACCGCCGAGGGCGACTACCGCTACGCGGACCTGCACCTGGATCGCCGCCGCAACCGCCTGCTCTGCGTGCAGGAAGACTGTTCCGGCGACGGCGAACCCCGCGCGCGGATCCTCGCCATTGATCTCGACAGTCCGCTGGGCTCAACGCCGGCGATACTGGCCGAGGGCGCCGACTTCTATTCCAACCCGGCACTGAGCCCCGACGGCAAGCAGCTCAGCTTCCTGCGCTGGCAGCACCCGAACATGCCCTGGGACGCCACCGAGCTGTGCCTGGCGCAACTGGATGACGATGGGCAACCGCAGCACACTGACGTGGCCGCCGGCGGCGCCGACGAATCCATTTTCCAGCCGCAGTGGTCGCCGGAAGGCGAACTCTTCTATGTGTCCGACCGCAGCAACTGGTGGAACCTGTATCGCCGCGGTGACGACAAGCCGGTGTGGGCCCTCGAAGCCGAATTCGCCACACCGCAGTGGGTGTTCGGCATGTCCACCTACGGCTTCCTGAACTCCGACGAGATCCTGTGCACCTACACCGAAGGCGGGCGCTGGCACCTGGCGGTACTCGACATCCACAGCGGCAGCCACAAACGGCTGGACGCGCCCTACTGCGATATCGAAAGCCTGCGCTGCGAAAGCCACAAGGCGGTCATGATCGCCGCCGGCGCCAGCCAGTTTCCGGCGGTGGTGGCCTACGATAACCACAGTGGCCAGTTCAGCCAGATCGCCAGCAGCAACCGCTGCGATCTGTCCGACAACCTATTTTCCCTCGCCCAGGCGATCGAATTCCCCGCCGGTGAACGCAGCGTGCACGGCTTCTACTATCCGCCGCACAATCCCGCGTTTACCGCCCCGGACGGCGAGCTGCCGCCGCTGATCGTGTTCAGCCACGGCGGGCCGACCGGCGCCACCTGCGCCGGGCTGAACCTGAAGATCCAGTACTGGACCAGCCGCGGCTTTGCCATCCTCGACGTCAACTATTCCGGCAGCACCGGCTACGGCCGCGCCTACCGCGACCGCCTCAAGGACAACTGGGGCATCTGGGATGTGGAGGATGTCTGCGCCGGTGCCGAATACCTGGTAGCCAAGGGCCTCGCCGACCCCGAGCGGCTGCTGATCAAGGGCGGCAGTGCCGGCGGTTACACCGTGCTGGCCGCCCTGACCTTCCACAGTACCTTCAAGGCCGGCGCCAGCCACTACGGTATCGGCGACCTGACCACACTGGCGCGCGACACGCACAAATTCGAATCCCGCTACCTGGACAAACTGGTCGGCCCCTGGCCGGACACAGAGGCAGTTTACCGCCAGCGCTCGCCGATCGAACACGTGGAGCAGCTGAGCTGCCCGGTGATTTTTTTCCAGGGCCTGGAAGACAAGGTGGTGCCGCCCAACCAGGCACAGACCATGGTCGACGCGCTGAAACACCAGGGGATCCCGGTGGCCTATATCACCTTCGAAAACGAGGGCCACGGCTTCCGCGGCGGCGATGCGATCAAGATGGCTTTGGAAGGCGAGCTGGAATTCTACAGCCGCGTATTCAAGTTCCCGCTGCCGCAGCCCGGCCCGGGCATCACCATCGAAAACCTGGATTGA
- a CDS encoding MgtC/SapB family protein, with translation MLPTQLAPDGPSGDLPDAVQSFFDSESLIAVGIALGLGLLIGLQRERTTDRLGGIRTFPLIGLFGALAASVARANDALWLVAAGLLCMTVLILLGNIERLRGEEETNGITTEVTALLMYLLGAYLILGEKSVAVVVGGIVAVLLHLKPSMHAFARKLPEQDLRSIMEFALISLIILPVLPNRNFGPFDVLNPFKIWLLVVLIVGIGLGGYGAYKVIGARAGTVLSGLIGGLISSTATTVSYARRAGTNRDIAELAALVILIASTSMFIRMLVEISVVAPRILPQLALPLVVLMVINLAVCALGYRAVGQHEKSMPEQSNPAELSPALIFVALYALITVAIAAAKEYFGNRGIYVVALISGFTDVDAITLSTANLARTGTIEVATAWRAMVIATLTNMIFKTGAASVLGGTALLRRVLLLFALPFAAGIAVLLFWPH, from the coding sequence ATGCTGCCGACCCAATTGGCCCCGGATGGGCCCAGCGGTGACCTTCCCGATGCGGTGCAGTCTTTCTTTGATTCGGAAAGCCTGATCGCGGTCGGCATTGCGCTCGGGCTCGGGCTGCTGATCGGCCTGCAGCGGGAGCGCACCACCGACCGCCTGGGCGGCATTCGCACCTTCCCCCTCATCGGCCTGTTTGGCGCCCTCGCCGCCAGTGTCGCCAGAGCCAACGACGCGCTGTGGCTGGTGGCCGCGGGGTTGTTGTGCATGACCGTATTGATTCTGCTCGGCAATATCGAACGGCTGCGCGGTGAAGAGGAAACCAACGGCATCACCACCGAGGTGACCGCCCTGCTGATGTACCTGCTGGGCGCCTACCTGATCCTCGGTGAGAAATCGGTTGCGGTGGTGGTGGGCGGCATTGTCGCCGTGCTGCTGCACCTGAAACCCAGCATGCACGCCTTTGCGCGCAAACTGCCGGAGCAGGACCTGCGCTCGATCATGGAGTTCGCACTGATCTCGCTGATCATTCTGCCGGTGCTGCCCAACCGCAATTTTGGCCCTTTCGATGTACTCAACCCGTTCAAGATCTGGCTATTGGTGGTACTGATCGTCGGCATCGGACTCGGCGGTTACGGCGCCTACAAGGTGATCGGCGCGCGCGCCGGCACTGTGCTCAGCGGCCTGATCGGCGGACTGATCTCATCGACCGCGACCACCGTCAGCTATGCGCGTCGCGCCGGTACCAATCGCGATATCGCCGAGCTGGCCGCACTGGTGATCCTGATCGCCTCCACCAGCATGTTTATCCGCATGCTGGTGGAAATATCCGTGGTGGCGCCGCGCATTCTGCCGCAACTGGCGCTGCCGCTGGTGGTACTGATGGTGATCAACCTCGCCGTGTGTGCGCTGGGCTACCGGGCGGTGGGGCAGCATGAGAAGTCGATGCCCGAACAGAGCAACCCGGCGGAGCTGAGCCCCGCGCTGATCTTTGTCGCGCTCTACGCGCTGATCACCGTCGCCATTGCCGCCGCCAAGGAATATTTCGGTAACCGCGGCATCTACGTGGTGGCACTGATCTCGGGGTTTACCGATGTCGATGCCATTACGCTGTCCACGGCCAACCTGGCCCGAACCGGCACCATCGAGGTTGCCACCGCGTGGCGGGCCATGGTGATCGCTACCCTGACCAACATGATCTTCAAGACCGGGGCCGCCAGCGTGCTCGGCGGTACCGCGCTGTTGCGGCGGGTACTGTTGCTGTTCGCCCTGCCCTTTGCCGCCGGCATCGCGGTGCTGCTGTTCTGGCCGCATTGA